The Engystomops pustulosus chromosome 4, aEngPut4.maternal, whole genome shotgun sequence genome contains a region encoding:
- the LOC140127818 gene encoding indolethylamine N-methyltransferase-like isoform X1 has protein sequence MILDANQILGHVNRKTLKRFGMDPGSLKHYHEHEFDPKHLLNTYVLPETDKTLHEEIILFPMKTLQSLLSSGKIAGKTLIDFSSGPNVSHLLTICDYFSDIIVLEPNDLCMREMEKWRKGEEESFDWSHLSEHFPELKGDRKKWMEKEETLRRKINNMMICDLSKDESLPLLKADCLMSLYLIGHTSKDKEAYRKIIKKLSSFLNVGGHLLLVGAFNAKHFFIGEDKYHSLIMDEEFFRKALEDGGFIIENLEKLDSKVTSDLAKYDQLFLASAKKVKEV, from the exons ATGATATTGGATGCAAATCAAATTTTAGGTCACGTCAACAGAAAAACATTGAAGAGATTCGGGATGGATCCTGGCTCATTGAAGCATTACCACGAACATGAGTTTGATCCAAAGCATCTGCTAAATACTTATGTCTTGCCTGAAACTGATAAAACATTACATGAAGAAATTATTCTGTTTCCAATGAAAACTCTTCAGAGTCTGTTGTCTTCAG GTAAAATAGCAGGAAagacattgattgacttttcatCTGGACCTAACGTATCCCACCTGCTGACAATATGCGACTATTTCAGTGATATAATAGTTCTGGAGCCAAATGACCTTTGCATGAGGGAGATGGAGAAATGGCGGAAAGGGGAAGAGGAGAGTTTTGACTGGTCCCATCTATCAGAGCATTTTCCAGAGTTAAAAGGTGACAG AAAGAAATGGATGGAAAAAGAAGAGACTCtaagaagaaaaataaataatatgatGATTTGTGACCTGAGCAAAGATGAGTCTTTGCCACTTCTGAAAGCCGACTGCCTGATGAGCTTATATTTAATAGGTCATACTAGCAAAGACAAAGAGGCATATAGGAAGATCATTAAAAAGTTATCCTCTTTCTTAAATGTAGGAGGTCATCTTCTCCTCGTTGGGGCATTCAATGCAAAGCATTTTTTTATTGGAGAAGACAAGTATCACTCTCTGATCATGGATGAAGAGTTTTTTAGGAAGGCTCTGGAAGATGGAGGCTTCATTATAGAAAATCTTGAGAAACTTGATAGCAAGGTCACCAGTGACTTAGCCAAATATGATCAGCTTTTTCTTGCTAGTGCTAAGAAGGTTAAGGAGGTTTAA
- the LOC140127818 gene encoding indolethylamine N-methyltransferase-like isoform X3: MDPGSLKHYHEHEFDPKHLLNTYVLPETDKTLHEEIILFPMKTLQSLLSSGKIAGKTLIDFSSGPNVSHLLTICDYFSDIIVLEPNDLCMREMEKWRKGEEESFDWSHLSEHFPELKGDRKKWMEKEETLRRKINNMMICDLSKDESLPLLKADCLMSLYLIGHTSKDKEAYRKIIKKLSSFLNVGGHLLLVGAFNAKHFFIGEDKYHSLIMDEEFFRKALEDGGFIIENLEKLDSKVTSDLAKYDQLFLASAKKVKEV, encoded by the exons ATGGATCCTGGCTCATTGAAGCATTACCACGAACATGAGTTTGATCCAAAGCATCTGCTAAATACTTATGTCTTGCCTGAAACTGATAAAACATTACATGAAGAAATTATTCTGTTTCCAATGAAAACTCTTCAGAGTCTGTTGTCTTCAG GTAAAATAGCAGGAAagacattgattgacttttcatCTGGACCTAACGTATCCCACCTGCTGACAATATGCGACTATTTCAGTGATATAATAGTTCTGGAGCCAAATGACCTTTGCATGAGGGAGATGGAGAAATGGCGGAAAGGGGAAGAGGAGAGTTTTGACTGGTCCCATCTATCAGAGCATTTTCCAGAGTTAAAAGGTGACAG AAAGAAATGGATGGAAAAAGAAGAGACTCtaagaagaaaaataaataatatgatGATTTGTGACCTGAGCAAAGATGAGTCTTTGCCACTTCTGAAAGCCGACTGCCTGATGAGCTTATATTTAATAGGTCATACTAGCAAAGACAAAGAGGCATATAGGAAGATCATTAAAAAGTTATCCTCTTTCTTAAATGTAGGAGGTCATCTTCTCCTCGTTGGGGCATTCAATGCAAAGCATTTTTTTATTGGAGAAGACAAGTATCACTCTCTGATCATGGATGAAGAGTTTTTTAGGAAGGCTCTGGAAGATGGAGGCTTCATTATAGAAAATCTTGAGAAACTTGATAGCAAGGTCACCAGTGACTTAGCCAAATATGATCAGCTTTTTCTTGCTAGTGCTAAGAAGGTTAAGGAGGTTTAA